The following is a genomic window from Sporosarcina jeotgali.
GGGGAGTGCTTTGTAGCTGAGCTTGAACAGCGGACTGTAGGTGCTTATGTATTGTTACAAACTCGCAATGGGAATGCGGAGCTTATGAATGTGGCGGTTGCAGAAGATTTGCAGGGAAAAGGCATAGGTAAAAGATTAGTGCTGGATGCGATTCAAGTTGCTAAAAACCATAGAAACACGGCCATTCATGTTGCAACAGGCAATTCAAGCATTGGGCAGTTAGCACTTTATCAGAAGTGCGGTTTCCGGATAGTTGGTGTAGATCAAGATCATTTTGTTATTCATTATCCGGATGCCATCTTTGAAAATGGCATTCAGTGCAGGGATCGTATCAGATTAGCTATGAAGTTGGAGGAATTGTGATCAGAAAAGTTGCAACTGGAATCCTGACTAAAGCGAGGGAATTGCATGGCCAGAGATGAAAAAGACCTCAAGGTATGTAAACAAGGACATCGATATTCTAAGAAAAGTGACTGTCCAGCTTGTCCGATTTGTGAAAAAGAAAGGAAACCTGAAAGAGAATTTCTTTCTAGACTTTCAGCACCTGCAAGACGTGCATTGGAGAATAATGAGATTTATTCACTGGAAATTCTTGCTGCGTATACAGAGAAAGAACTTTTACAGTTTCATGGACTAGGTCCTTCTTCGATTCCCAAACTGCAGACAGCGCTTAAAGAACAAGGGATGAGTTTTAGGATTTAGTGATTCATTCTTTTAACTCTTGCTGCCGGAAGTATTGAACCAGCGCTTTCTTTTTAACGTTCATTATTCGGGAAAGCTGAATTAAACAGGAGGCACACCCATATGAAAAAACAACTATTCCTGCTGATACCTTTAATCTTTGTATTATGCGGGTGTACTGAGATTAAAGGGAATACGAATACTATCTCAGTGGCGGATGTAACGGATCGTGAACAAGCTATCCTTCATATGAATACCGATCACGCTTTTATGTTTGACTACAACGTGAGTGACGAATATAAGGAAGCAACAGTTTGGGTGGAAAAGTATGAAGCAGGGAAATTGGCCGATCATCCAGTTTCCTCAATTAGTACATCTGCAAAAACAGAGGGGACGATTATTTTCTCAATACAAAGACCCATTCAAGAATTTAACAAAACAGTTTTAAATTTATCGATTGGTGATAAAGAGGGCAGTGGCTCAGTACAGAATATCGATGTACAACCAGAAGATTTTAATAAAATGGGGGCTATCTCCAGTACATTTTCCGGAGATGCAAAATCCGTAGAAGATGAAAACGTACTTGCAACTATCTGTTATTCTAAGGAAAACGAGATGGGTACAATAACTTCTGCGTTTTATGATGAACCCGAAGCTCATTTGGATGAGTTAGCGGACTATGATCTTGTTTATGTGTTGAAATCACATTTTAAAAAATGAGTATTGTGTGAGGCAGAGGGAGAATGCTGATTATCTCCGTAAGTCCTGGGAGTCGATTTCAAAAAATATTGCAGTGAAATTTCGTCATTGATACAAAAAATTAAGTATGTTTAGAAGGTGGATTTAAATGGATTATGAACTTGACCATATCGGCATTGCCGTTAGAAGTATTGAAGAAGCGCTCCCGTTTTATCTAGATGTTCTGAAGGGATCACTGGAAGATCGGTACACGAGTGATGTACCTGGAGTTGAAGTGCATGTTGCGGTTGTTCAAACAAACGGACAAACCATTGAATTGCTGGAACCGACCAATCGAAATTCACCAATTGCAAGATTTATTAGGCAAAAAGGGAAAGGTGTTCATCATGTCGCATATCGAGTGGACGATTTAGACAAAGCAATTTTGGACGCTGGGGAAAAGGGGATTCGTTTTCTTGAAGACACATTACGAACGAATGCAAGAGGACGCCGTCTAATCTATCTCAACCCTGCTTCTACAGAGGGGACATTGTTTGAGCTTTGCAGCTATCCTCAAGACTAATTCAATAATTCTCCCATTAAAAAAACAGAGATATATGATCTCTGTTTTTTGTATTTATTACGGCTGTCAATCTTTATTATTGAACTGTTATTCGTCCATTATCCGATCTTAACCGAATTTTATGATCACCTGTACCAAATACTGTCCTTGAATTGTTTTCTCCGAATACGTCAACTTTTCCATGGGCAGTTTTCGTTTGAATGGAGACATTTCCAGGCTTTTCTTCAGTTTGTATCAAGATGCTGCCGTTGTCTGTTTGCATATCTATGTTACGGTCGAGACTGTTGGTTAGCAATGTAATTCGTCCATTGTCCGTTTCGCCGACGATGTTTCCGTTTACATGAGCCAGCTCGATTCGTCCGTTATCCGTTTCAACTGCAATTCCATCTGCTTCCACATGGCGCATTTCGATCCGTCCATTATCAGTTTTTGCAATAATCCTGTCTGATTGCGTATTTGTTACTTCAATGCGTCCATTATCCGTTTTGGATTCCAGTACTCGAGTGGCAACCTCGCTTAACTGAATCCGCCCGTTGTCGGAATTGACGCGAAGCGATTGACTGAGCAACTTTTCTGCGCAGATACGTCCGTTATCGGTTTTAAGCGAAATCTCATCGTACAGTTTCTTCGGGATCGAAACTTTCAAGATAACACTTTTCATTGAAAAACTAAACATCATGAATCGCGGGCGAAGACTCTTCAGCTTAACAACTAGTGCATTCCCTTTAACTTCGGCAGACAGTTTTAATTTATCGTTGCTGCCTGTCAATTCTACCGTTGTAACGTGGTCTTCTGAAGGAAATAGAAGCAGCGCCCCGTGTTGAACATCAATGGCAATGTCTTTGAAACTGTCATCAGTGATTGTGATGATTTCGGTAGAAGCATTGGGTTGAACGACTTCTGCAGGTTCAGGATAAGAAGCGACAAGTTCATTGGCTATTGAGCCTGGAGATCCTAGTGATACGGCGATTTCATCATCTGATTTACCGTCTTCGCGACCGTCTACGAAGTATTCCCGAATATCTTGAACAATGTCCTGCTGTTCTTCTAATGGAAGCCGGCTTAGTAAGCTCTCAAGTTCTGCAATGTATTGGTTTTCAGTCATGTTTAATACCCTCCTCGATAAGTGTGTTCACGCCTTGTGAAAAATGCTTCCATTCCTCTAATTGTTCATGAAGGTAATCGCGTCCCGTGTCCGTCAACTTGTAGTATTTACGAGGCGGACCTTCTGTGGATTCTTTTAAATAGGTCGTGAAATACCCTTCTTTTGTTAATCGGCGTAAAAGAGGATAGACAGAGCCTTCTGAGATGGCAATTTGATCCGAAATCTTTTGCACCAGTTCGTAGCCATATCGATCTTGTTTGTCTAGAAGGACTAACACGCAAAGGTTCAAAACACCTTTCTTAAACTGGATGTTCACATTAATATACTCCTTTCACTACTGTTTAATGAATAGTACTGGCTCAAATAAAGTACCATTAGTTATACATTATCACTCAGTAGTGTTCATTGCAAGGTACTGTGAATAAATATTTTTGAATTGATTCTTGTATCCTGTTCGATATCTTCATAAAAATGTGAAACATTATGTAATTCTTAATCGTAAAGAAGAGATACTTTACTAATAGAATTATAGAAATGAGGGTTTCCATGACAAGCATTAGTTCGTCTGGGTTTGTATTCGTTGGATTCGTTGTTTTATCCTTTATCCTGCTGTATTTCTTAAAAAAAATAATTCCAAGTTTTAAAGTGTCAGTAACTTTTTTCTTAAATGCACTTATTTCATTTGTAATTACCCATATGTCAGGAATAGGGTACATTGTTTTTCTTTATTGGGCACTCAGCATCTTCTTTGCTGTACTTGGAACCGCCGCGCTGGTAGTTGAAATAATCCTGGCTGTTCTGGATAGGAAAGGCATCAGCAACCATGATGAAGGTGTTTGAAAATAGGAGAAAAGGATAAGTCACATTGGCATGATAACCAATGCAACTTATCCTGTTTTTAAATTAGCAATCGTTTTTGTGATGATGATGATGATTGTCGTTGTTATTAGATACATAAGAAGCACCAATGATGATTAATAGAATGAATAGAACAACTAATAACGCAAAACCGCCTCCATTGCCTTGACGTCTGCAATTTCCACCTTGAGGACCGTAACCGCCGTATCCGCCATAGCCACAAGGATCACATCCATAACCCATAGTTCTCACCTCCCTAAACATTAAACTTTTAAAAGTAGTCATAAGCAGTTCGAGTAAATGGTGATTCAGATCCGCTCATCCCACCTCCACGTTGCCTATGTTGTTAGAGTATGCGGTCTGCACAACTGTGACAGGGACATTCACACAATTGATGTACTTTGGGTGTTGTCCCCTTCGATAGAGACTATGCGTTCATATACTGATAGAGGGTGACCTAGAGGGGAGGGTGAGAAATGGCGAAGGAAAATATGCAGCAAATGTGCAACCGTCATCGTGGGAAAGCGGTTGTAATTCGAACGAAAGACGGAAGAGAGTATCGAGGAATTATCCAGCACGTCGATAATCGTCAGGTGTATCTGCAGCCGATGAATGGCGGCCGGAACTTAGGAGGATTTGGCTACGGTTATGGAGGTTATGGATATAGAGGAAGAGGGTTTGGTTTGGGAATTGCGTTAGGGGCAATTGCAACGCTTGCGATAATCCCATTCTTTTTTTGGTGAATTGTTAGGATGTAATAAGGAGAAGAGCTCCCAATCGAGACGGGCGCTCTTCTCCTGTTTTTTAGAAGTTAGTTATTCTACTGTAAGTCCAGCGATAACCTCTGCACTTTCTTCTAATAAGTCAATCATGGCTGTGTTATGAGAAGTTGCATATTTTTGAACTAAGTAATACCCTGCACAATATCCAGCCATTTTAGGAAGCCCTTTCCATCCATATAAGAATTGGTTGTGTCTGGCGTGCGATTTTTTCAATTTTCTTTCCGGTAAGATAATCTCTTTCCAAATCGTTTCAAGCTTTTGCTTGGAATAGAGTTTTGTCCATGAAGAAGTGAAAGCCTCACCGAGCCGTTCGAGTACTGCATGCTCCGCCAACCCTTCAAGAATTATAGAATCGAGTAATGTGAACGCTTTTTCGTCTTTTTTAGTATGCCAGATCCTGCAGACATGGTTGTATTCATGGATGAATAACGCTTTCAGTTCGTTCATCGCAATCGTTTCAGGTATAAAGAGAATGAGTTTGTCTGAAAATGCCAAACCTGCTTTCCCTTTCGTTTCCCGCATTAGCTTCTTATCATTCGTATTGGATGGCAAAATGATTATGGGAACATCGGGACCGGCCCATTTCTTTTGAAGTGCCTGCTGTTCCTTCTCTACTATTGTCCAAATGTCGTTGCTGATCATGGTTTCGACAAGAGAAGATGGACTTTTGACGGCCTTGTAATACATTCCGTGCAACCGAAAGTAGTCAAAAATTTCACCTTCAGAAATTCCAGGGAAGAATAATTGGAGTTTTTTACATAACTTTAAGGGGTCCTGATAAAAGTCAAGTAACCACTCATTTGTTTTAATGACAGGCATTGGAGCCCTCCTCCTATACCTAACATATGCAGTTGTTGATGAAAAAGCCTTATTCCTTCTTTAATCGTATACGGAAGTTGGTCTTCATTTTTGAAAAGTGTTGCATATCTATAACAGGAGAGGAAGTGTGACTGTTTGCAGAAGAATTACTTAGACTGTTTAGCGGTATTTGGTGTAGGGGGCGCTCATCCAGGAGGTCTGCAGCTTACTAAAACCATGTTAGCCGATGAAGAGTTCGACGGAAACATAGTTGTGTTGGACGCTGGCTGCGGGACTGGGCAAACAGCTGAGTACCTTGCAAAAAATAATGACTGTAAAATCCTGGCGGTAGACAATAACCCTTTAATGATTGAAAAAGCGGTTAAACGGTTAGCTAGGTTGAACAAAAATATTTGGACTGAAATTGCTGATATAGAGAGCCTCGCTTATGAAAATGATTTGATAGATGTTGTTCTTTCCGAATCTGTCATTGCTTTTACAACACCTGCCATCAGTATTCCAGAGCTGTCTAGGGTTTTGAAAAAAGGCGGACGACTTTTTGCAATTGAAATGGTACTTGAGCAACCAGTAAGTGATGAAGAAAAAGAGATAATAATGGAGTTTTATGGCATGGAGCAACTCTGGACTGAGAGTGAATGGGAGAACGCATTTTTACAAGCCGGTTTGCGTGTTCAATCAATAGAACGGCCAAGATTAGAAAACACTGTTAATCATGAAAGCGCAAGCGACTTTTTGCTATCGGATTCGATAGATGAAGCATATTATGACATGTTGGATAAACACTTAATTGTAACGGAAAATTATAAGAGCCAACTGGGTTTTCGTATTTTTAAATGCACGAAGTAAGCAGAGGGAGTGGAATCATGGAGATCCGGATGGCTACAGAGAAGGAAACGTTAGAGATATTGAGTCATTGGAGAGCCGTGCTTTCGGAAGCGACAGCAGGTTACTTAGAGACGATTCAGACAAGAGAACTTACTCCACTAGCGCCATTTTTTTATCATGAGTTCGATTATATGGTCTATGTCACGGAGGGTATAGTCCGTGGCTGGGTTGGAATAGGGGAGATTCGTGAAGTCTATATGCAAGAATCGAAAGGGTTCATATCCGAACTATATGTACTCCCTGAGTTTCGAAATCAGGGGATAGGCAGAAAACTTTGTCTGGAAGCTATTAATAAGTTTAATGATGCAAAATACCGCTCTGTTCAATTAAATGTGTTTAAAGGAAATGACTCTAGGAACCTATACGAGAAATTAGGGTTTACTGAAGTGAGCAGTCTTATGGAGCTTGAACTGGACGAGTAAATTTCTTCATTAGCATCGTGTAATAGTGTGGGAGAAATAGAATCTTTCCTTAAACGCAGTTTGAATAGTAGCAGGTGCCATGGAGATTGCTGTTTTAATCCATTGGCACCTTATTAAATAAAGGAATAAGTACTCTGCATAACGAATGAAAAGTTAAGAAATCTTTTAGTGAAAGTTCATCTGCATCAGAGCAGGTGCAGACATTTTGGGGAGGGAAAATTATGATTCAAAAATTGGGTCAAGTTATGGTGTACGTTTCGGATCAGGAGATGGTTAAGAAATTTTGGGTTGAGGATATCGGATTTAGTGTCATTTCAGAGGAAGACAATGGCCAAGGGATGCGCTGGATTGAAATCGCGCCATCGGATGATTCAGAAACTAGTATGATTCTTCACGATAAAGAGCTTATATCGCAGATGCAGCCTGAACTAAATGTCGGCACACCTTCGCTAATGTTTGTGACGGACAAGTTAGATGAACTTTATGAAAAACTTTCGACAAAGCAGTTGACTATTGGAGAGTTGGTCAGCATGCCGTCAGGAAGAGTTTTTAACTTTGCCGATCCGGAAGGGAATTACTTTGCGGTAATGGAGAAAGACATCTAAACAGGTGGAATAAAATTTTATTTATATGAAATGAAGTGCTATTCTTTGGGGAAAGCTTCCCTTTCCTAACGTATTAAGAGGGTACCGCAGAAGAAGCAATGATCTTTATACGTCACTGCTGAATGATTCAGGATTTAGCACTATTAACCGAGATGAATATGTGAAGAAATACGACTGAAAGACTTTGATTGACTATGGATTTCTTGCAATTCAATCATCGGCGTGTTAAAATTAATTCAACTATTTTGAACGGAGGTGAAAAGAATGAAAAAGACAGTCGCGCTGACAGGTGTTCAATTAGATACAGCTATGTATTTTGCACGTGTCATTACTTTCGATTTTTTGGAGAACGGGATACGTATGTCCATTTTTACAAAACCAAAAAATCAAAGCGCAACTGATTAACGTCATTCTTTTCACGAAAAGACTGCTTGTTAATAGGCGGTCTTTTTTGTTTGCCTGAAATCAGTGCGCTCCTGGAGGCACTTAATATGCATATAAAAGCGGAAAATCTTACGAAGTCCTATGGCGGAACAGCCATACTGGAAAAGTTGACTGTGGAAGTAAAATCTGGTGAGCATGTCGCACTGGTTGGACGTAATGGGTGTGGGAAAACAACCCTGTTACGCCTACTCGGACGCGCCGAATCTCCTGACGCAGGTCGTATTATCCAAGCAAAGGACAGTAAAGTTGGGTATTTGCATCAGATTCCGTCTTATCCGGATTACGTTGTCAAAGACGTTTTGTTTGAAGCATTTAGCGAACTGATTGAAATTGAACGTCGTATGAAAGAACTTGAATTGAAAATGGCAACTGACAATTCCGAACGGATCCTGCTCAGTTATGGAGAACTGCAAGAAACGTTCCTGGAACTAGGCGGGTATGAAATGGAATCGAAGCTAACGAGTATTTCAAATGGATTGGGAATTACTCGCTTTTTCCAGCAAAAGTTTGACGCGCTAAGCGGCGGTGAAAAAACAAAAGTGATGCTGGGTCAAATCTTACTGAAAAATCCAGACATCCTTCTCCTGGATGAACCGACAAATCATCTCGATCTATCTGCCGTTGAATGGCTTGAGCAACATATTCAACAATTTCCAGGAACTGTAGTACTCGTTTCTCATGACCGTCAATTCATGAACCAAGTTGCGGGGAAAGTAATTGAATTAGAAGACGGACAATGCTGGGTGAGCCACGGAAATTACGACTCATTTCTAGTGAATAAAGAAGCTAAATTAGAACAGCAGTTTTCTGAGTATAAAGAACAGCAAAAGAAAATCAAGAAGATTAAGGAAGCTATACGTCGTTTGCGTCAATGGGCAAACGAAGCCTCCCCTCCGAATCCAGATCTATTCCGCAAAGCAAAATCTATGGAGAAAATGCTTGCGAGAATAGAAATGGTCAAAAAGCCGAAAACTGAAAAAGCGATGCGGCTTCGGTTAGAAGCGAGCGAACGCAGCGGGAAAGAAGTGGTGCTGATTGAAAAGGTAAGTCATCAGTATTCATCAGGACACCCTCCGATTTTTTCTGACATCTCCATGAATGTTTTCTGGAAAGATCGATTGGCGATAGTCGGAAATAACGGTACAGGAAAATCTACACTTTTGAAGTTGATCATGAACCAAATTGCGCCGTCTGAAGGACGAATTCATATAGGAAGCAATGTTACAATCGGATACTTAGCGCAACAATTCGATACGCTAAACGTTGAATTGCGTCTGATCGATGCTTTTCGCGAAGAGATAACGATGACAGAAGCGGATGCCAGACATGTCCTTGCACAATTTTTGTTTTATGGTCATGATGTCTTTAAGAAAGTGAAAGATTTAAGCGGCGGCGAGAAGATGCGACTTCGCCTCGCACAGCTGATGCAGCAGAATATTAATTTGCTCCTGCTGGACGAACCAACGAATCATCTGGACATTGAGAGTCGGGAAGTACTGGAAGAAACACTGGAACATTTTGAGGGTACAATTATTGCGGTGAGTCATGATCGCTATTTCCTGCAGAAGCTATTTAATAAGATTGCTTGGATTGATCAAAAGCAAATTACCGTTCACGATGGTGATTACGAGTTTGCTCAGCGCAAGCATGTTGAGTGTTAAGTAAGGGAGGGTGTTATGAAACGGATTCTAGTAATAGGAGTTTCTGCTGGTGCTGGAAAGTCGACATTTTCCAGTTGCTTGGGAGAAAAGCTCAACTATCCAGTCACTCATTTGGACAGTTTGTATTTTAGTCCTGGTTGGAATGAAGTTAGCGAGGAAGTGTTTGTGCAGCGTCAAAGAATTGCGACAGCTGAATCTTCTTGGGTTATAGAAGGCAACTATTCTAGAACATTGTCAGTTAGGGATGTACGTGCTGATACAGTTGTTTATTTGGAACTTCCTCTTTATCTGTGCTTAGTTCGTGTGTTTAAACGGCGAATTAGATATCATGGCCAAACGAGACCGGATATGGGAAAGGGATGTCATGAAAAATTAGACTGGGCATTCCTCAAGTATATCCTGACAACCTATCGGCGTAGGAAGATAGAGATGCGCAATCGGATGGAGCGATATGCAGATGATGGGAAAAAGGTGTTTGTTCTGCAATCTCGAAGACAAATAAAGGACTTTCTTGATATCAAATTAGACGAACTGCATTAGCAGTTCGTTTTAATTGTATTCTATTTGGATTAAAAGTATTATTATCCTGAATTAAGAGTAATTGTTTTTAGATAATAGGGGGTTCTAGTAATGGAGTTAAAAGGCATCCATCACGTTTCGGCTATCACTGCAAACGCAGCTGGAAATTTACACTTTTACACAGATATCATGGGAATGCGACTTGTGAAAAAGACTGTCAATCAGGATGCACCTTCGATGTATCATTTGTTTTACGCTGATGAAGCAGGGAATCCGGGCACGGAGTTAACTTTTTTTGAAATCCCGCACGCAGGTGCTACTCGTCCAGGTACGAATAGTATTTCGTTGACATCGTTAAGAGTGGCGTCAGACGAGGCACTATACTTTTGGAAAGAGCGATTTAAAAAGTATGGGGTGGATCAAGAAGAAATTACGGAACGAGTGGGACGTAAAACAATTCGATTTACAGATGCTGAAGGACAGCGGCTGATGCTCGTTTCGGATGAGAAAAATGCGGGAGTAGAAGGCGGAACACCACGATTTCACAAGGAAGTCCCAAAAGAATTCGGGATAATCGGACTTGGTCCTGTGACGCTGACTGTTGCAAATGGCGAATTGACTAGAAAGTTAATAGAAGAAGTTTTGAAATTTAGTCCAGCAGCTACTTACCCTTCTGAAGTGGATGGCCAGCGTGAGGTGGTCGTTTATTCGACAGGAGAAGGCGGAACAGGTGCGGAACTTATTCTTGAGGAACGCACAGATTTAGCGACTGAACGGCTTGGACGTGGAAGTGTTCACCATGTTGCGCTTCGTGCAGCGGACCAGAAAGAACTTTCAAACTGGATTGAACGGCTCACGGAAATGAAAGTTCCGCATTCAGGTTTTATTGATAGATTCTATTTCCGCTCTGTTTATATTAAAGATCCGAATGGGTTAACAATTGAACTCGCAACGGACGGACCGGGATTTGATGCCGATGAGCCGTTTGAAACGATGGGGGAGTCCTTAGCGCTGCCGCCATTTTTGGAACCGCGGCGCGAGGAAATTGAAAGACGGCTTAAGCCGCTGGGTGGCGGGAATTAATATGAAACATGTTTTATGTTTATGATCATAATGCTGGGTTTATGAGCGGAAATCTGTGTTTATGATCACAATGCTGGGTTTATGAGCGGAAATTTGTGTTTATGATCACAATGCTGGGTTTATGAGCGGAATCCGCGGTTTATGATCACAATGCTGAGCTTATGAGCGGAATCAAATCTTTATGGTCACCACTACATCCAAACCAACAAAAAAGAGCAGCCGCGGCTGCTCTTTTTCATGTTGTCTCTTTTAAGATTTCATCCACCGTTGCGTTTACTTCATCGCGTTTCATCTTTTCTTCGCCTTTTTCAAGTGCAGACAATGTCTTTTTCGCGAGTGCTAGTGGGATTTTGCAGAATAGTGTTATGTTTTTTGTTTCGATCTGCTTCATATAGTCATCCGCCATATCTAAATTTTCTCTGGCGTAGCCAAACAAATCATCGCGCGTCCAGCCTTCAGGTAAGAAGCGGACGCCTCGTTCTGCGTCTTCATCTTGATTGCGTAACATATTGACCGCCTGCAATCCACGGCCATAGCCGATTGCTAATTCGCGATCAGTTTTTGTCCCATTGTATTGCTCCCAAATATCAGAAAGCATGACACCGACGAGTCCTGCTACATAGTACGTATACTCATCCAAGTCTTCTTTTGTTTCGATTTGGAAGTCTTTTTCAACCCACTTCGCCATGCCATCCGCCATAATTGCAGTCACATTGCGCACGTTTTCATACAGTTCCGATGGACATACTGCAAGCCAGTCAGCTAGACGAAGTGTCACTTCAGGAAGCTGCCCTTCAACTGGTTTCAAAAGTGCCGCATACTCTTCTTGGTTAAATCCATTCCGAAGCAAATCGGCTGTAGCCCGGAGTAATGCAGTCTTTTTTACAGGATCCAGTTGTTCGTGATCTTCAATTTCATCGATTGCACGTAAGCAAAGGTAAGCAGAACCGACTGTTTTACGCAGTGTCGAGTTCAATAATTTAATGGGTATGTAAAATGTGCGGCTCGTTTCTTTTAAAACGCGCATCGCATCCTTTTGTAAGGCAGCTTCATTCATGTCAAAATCCTTCTTTCCATAATACGATGTAGTAGACTCTATTGTTTCTATCATACCGCTTACGCACTGTCTTTTCCATTGAAAGCCTCTTGAATGCTTGGCGCAAGCTAAACGGGAACTTATGCTTGTAAGGAGGTAGAATATTATGTCTGCAGTGTATAAAACGGATTTTGTTAGATTTGAAGAACTATTCTGGAATGTGACGCGGGAAATGGGCAAGATGTGGAAGGAAGTTTTCGAAGAGCATCTGCCAGGTTCACAGTCTTATCTGGTATTTACATTAGCGCGAAAAGGTCCTCTGAAAAGGTCGGAGCTCGCACAAATTCTAGGATTGACTGCCGGTGCCGTGACAGTTGCGTCTGATAAATTGATTGCCCATGGATATGTCACTCGTCTTCGTGATGAATCTGACCGGCGCATTGTACACCTTGCAATTACTGAAGATGGCAGGGAAATGCTGCAGCATTTGTGAGCAGTAGGAAGAACAAAAATGACAGAAGCCTTCATTCATCTTAATGATGGCCAATTGCCGATGCTGATTGAGGTCTTTGAACAAGCAGCTGTCAATATATCCATTATGAAAGGAAACGAGCAATGAACCATTTAATTGCGAAATAAAAAGTGACGATTATGATTGGTATCATGAGTACGATGTTTTTTCGCTAGCAACCAAACGATTATCGGTGTCGCCATGCCTCAAATCATTTCGCGACTTGGCGGCATGGGTTATTACACGTGGGTAATTACAATTTACTTACTGACAATGGCTGTTGCAACAATCCTCGTTGGGAAACGTTCTGATATTTACGGTAGAAAACCGTTTCTGCTTGCGGGTATCGGAATTTTCATGGTCGGGGCATTCCTGTCCGGATTCTCTTCAACAATTTTCCAACGTATTGTTTTCAGGGGGATTACTGGCATCGGCGGCGGTGTCATCATACCTACTGCTTTTACCGCAGTCGGAGA
Proteins encoded in this region:
- a CDS encoding MarR family winged helix-turn-helix transcriptional regulator translates to MSAVYKTDFVRFEELFWNVTREMGKMWKEVFEEHLPGSQSYLVFTLARKGPLKRSELAQILGLTAGAVTVASDKLIAHGYVTRLRDESDRRIVHLAITEDGREMLQHL
- a CDS encoding topology modulation protein; the protein is MKRILVIGVSAGAGKSTFSSCLGEKLNYPVTHLDSLYFSPGWNEVSEEVFVQRQRIATAESSWVIEGNYSRTLSVRDVRADTVVYLELPLYLCLVRVFKRRIRYHGQTRPDMGKGCHEKLDWAFLKYILTTYRRRKIEMRNRMERYADDGKKVFVLQSRRQIKDFLDIKLDELH
- a CDS encoding VOC family protein; translated protein: MELKGIHHVSAITANAAGNLHFYTDIMGMRLVKKTVNQDAPSMYHLFYADEAGNPGTELTFFEIPHAGATRPGTNSISLTSLRVASDEALYFWKERFKKYGVDQEEITERVGRKTIRFTDAEGQRLMLVSDEKNAGVEGGTPRFHKEVPKEFGIIGLGPVTLTVANGELTRKLIEEVLKFSPAATYPSEVDGQREVVVYSTGEGGTGAELILEERTDLATERLGRGSVHHVALRAADQKELSNWIERLTEMKVPHSGFIDRFYFRSVYIKDPNGLTIELATDGPGFDADEPFETMGESLALPPFLEPRREEIERRLKPLGGGN
- a CDS encoding phytoene/squalene synthase family protein, with translation MNEAALQKDAMRVLKETSRTFYIPIKLLNSTLRKTVGSAYLCLRAIDEIEDHEQLDPVKKTALLRATADLLRNGFNQEEYAALLKPVEGQLPEVTLRLADWLAVCPSELYENVRNVTAIMADGMAKWVEKDFQIETKEDLDEYTYYVAGLVGVMLSDIWEQYNGTKTDRELAIGYGRGLQAVNMLRNQDEDAERGVRFLPEGWTRDDLFGYARENLDMADDYMKQIETKNITLFCKIPLALAKKTLSALEKGEEKMKRDEVNATVDEILKETT